The Micromonospora sp. NBC_01740 genome includes a window with the following:
- a CDS encoding acyl carrier protein, with amino-acid sequence MERSEIIEHLRISLSVVLNRELPELSAETQILEDLEIDSIRFIELIMSLEDTLQLDVDPESLEPEVFQSVGSFADYIQTRLQQVDVAR; translated from the coding sequence ATGGAACGTTCGGAGATTATCGAGCACCTGCGGATCTCGCTGTCGGTGGTGCTCAACCGGGAACTGCCCGAGCTCTCCGCCGAGACGCAGATCCTTGAGGACCTGGAAATCGACTCGATTCGTTTCATTGAGCTGATAATGAGCCTTGAGGACACCCTCCAGCTCGACGTCGATCCCGAATCGCTGGAGCCGGAGGTGTTCCAGTCGGTCGGTTCCTTCGCCGACTACATCCAGACCCGCCTGCAACAGGTGGACGTCGCCCGTTAG
- a CDS encoding acyl-CoA dehydrogenase family protein, whose product MRDMIDECEQTAYSAGLAAGLAVALAEAPGITPPGRVAAVPTAALPAGWATTPASTVGHRMAGQEGISFATTDGHPGPADGQLTQFCAHLGAVRLGVTRRLLEWAVEYLSGRTVGGEPTIRKQLVLGVLADVQTAVEAARRSLRVSGTVPAAVLDVHDRVTTLDWEAAKLLGASGYVAGTPTRGAYVAQLTANCWLPREGVS is encoded by the coding sequence ATGCGGGACATGATCGACGAGTGCGAGCAGACGGCGTACTCCGCCGGGCTGGCCGCCGGGCTGGCCGTGGCGCTCGCCGAGGCGCCGGGCATCACGCCGCCGGGCCGGGTCGCCGCCGTTCCCACCGCCGCCCTGCCCGCCGGTTGGGCGACCACGCCCGCCTCGACGGTCGGGCATCGGATGGCCGGTCAGGAGGGCATCAGCTTCGCCACCACCGACGGCCACCCCGGCCCCGCCGACGGGCAGCTCACCCAGTTCTGCGCGCACCTGGGCGCGGTCCGGCTGGGCGTCACCCGACGGTTGCTGGAGTGGGCCGTGGAGTACCTCTCCGGCCGGACGGTCGGCGGGGAGCCCACCATCCGCAAACAGCTGGTGCTGGGCGTACTGGCGGACGTGCAGACCGCCGTCGAGGCGGCCCGCCGGTCCTTGCGGGTCTCCGGCACGGTCCCGGCCGCGGTGCTCGACGTGCACGACCGGGTGACCACCCTGGACTGGGAGGCCGCCAAGCTGCTGGGCGCCAGCGGATACGTCGCCGGCACCCCCACCCGCGGCGCGTACGTGGCCCAACTGACCGCGAACTGCTGGCTTCCCCGGGAAGGTGTCTCATGA